ATATGCCTGATCATAATATTTGACGGCTTCGGTATACATACTTTTTTCACGGTATGAATTACCCATATTCTCCAGACAGATAGCGCGTGAGCTGTCCGCTTTTAATGCCGTAAAAATCTTGATAGCCTGATCGTAATTGATCTGTGCGGAATCCCACTGACGATATTCGGAGTAGCTCTCAGCCAGAAACCTTTTCGCGTGGGCTGTGTAGAGCGGAAAGTTCAGCTGTTTGGAGAGCGCCATTGTTTCGTTGGACAACTCGCGAAGAATGTCATAGCTGCCATCCAACAGATAATATGTGCTCAATATATTGTAGGCCAGCACTTTGCCTTTGCTCCATTGATGTTTTTGAGAGAGTCGCAGGACATGCTTGGAATAAAACATGGCTTTTTCTGCATCCTGGAACAAATAAGTTGCTGCCAGTTTGTGGTATTTTAATATCAGTACAGTGTCTTCTGCGAAATCGTCCTGAGGAATGAAATCCAGGACCCTGGATTCTTTTTCGAGAGCAGGTTTATTCTTATCGGGAGAGGAACACTGGCTTCCGGAGAGAAACGTAAATACTAGTGCTATTAAAAGCAGCCTGTAAAAATCGATCATATATTACTCAATACCATGCCGGCGTAGCTCCCAAGCGAACCGGAAAGAGTGGAAGGATTTCATGGTATACGTCGAGATTTAGGGTTTTGCATCTCAAAGATAAAGAATCCATTGTAAATCGTGTAGGATATTAAGGATAGAATTGAATTTTTTGAAGTACGAATTTTACAAAGGTTTACTCACAAATGGATTGTTTTTAATATAGTAACGGTAGGGGAGATCAACACCCACATTGATCCCGACCCTTTTGGAAATGGCCGTCTCAAAATCTGAAATTACTGGCTCGTTAATGTAAAGAGTGTGGCTGGTCAGCAAAACGTTGTTGTGCAAGGCGCGATCAATTCCCATTGCTTTGGTCAGCTTGCCCGGGCCACGGCAAAGCTCTTTCAAACTGACAGGTTTGGCGAGGCTAATGTCTTCTGTTTTTCGGGTAATAATGCTGCGACGAAGCTGCATTAGATCTGTTCCGCCAGTAGGTTGCAAAGCGCGAACCAGCACTGCTTCGCCGATTCCTTCGCTATTGCTGACAACATTAAAGCATTGGTACATTCCGTATATGAGGTATACGTAGCTTGTCCCCGCAAGTCCGTACATCGGTTCGGTCCGCGTTGTCCTTTTGTTAAAAGCGTGGCAGGCGGGGTCGTCTTGCAGGTAGGCCTCCGTTTCAACAATAATTCCGCTGGTGATGCCATCGGGACTGTCGTGAACGAGCTCGCACCCGAGCAGCTTTCGGGCCAGGGTGCGAGTATCATAAGATTGAAAGAAAGAAAGTGGAAGCTTGTTGCCGGACATCCGGTTAAATGATATTCATGGTTTGTTCCTTGATCTTTTCCAGCTCATCTTTCATCTGAACCACCAAATGTTGGATCGATACATCATTGGCCTTGGAACCGATCGTATTGATCTCTCTTCCAATTTCCTGGGCAATGAAGTTCAGTTTTTTACCATTGCTTTCCGGAGCCTTCATAGTTTCCAGAAAGTAGTTGAGGTGGTTGGCCAAACGGATCTTCTCTTCGGAAATATCAAATTTTTCGACGTAGTAAATCAATTCCTGTTCAAACCGGTTTGGGTCGAAATTATCATCGGACAAAAGTTCACGTACCTGTTTTTCAAGCCGCTCCCGCACCGACGGAATTCTCAGTTTATCCTGCTCCGAAACGCTATCCAGTAGGTTCTGAATGATTTTAATGTAGTCTGAGAACTTGTCAGAGGTCATTTTGCCTTCTTGCTCCCTGAAAACAGAACATTTTCGGATTGCTTCCAGCACTGCCACCTTAATTTGGGTCCAGTCATTTTCTTTGCCCGAATCGTCTACCGTTTCGTTGTTGTATGCATTCGGCATTTGCAATGCAATACGGAATAGTTCGGTTGCGTCGGGGGTGAAGCCCAGGTCACTTGCCGTGGCCGAAAGATCGGTATAGTAAGCATTGACCAATGTTCTGTTCACCGAAGTAGAGGCGATTGTCTTTCCAACAGGCTGTACAGTAAGGGTAAATTCTACCTTACCACGTTCGAGGGACTGTGTGATGAGATTGCGTATTTCAATTTCTCTTTCCGAAAAATTGCGTGGAATGCGGCAATAAATGTCCAGGAACTTGGAATTCAGTGTCTTGATTTCAACGGTGACGTTGATAGAATCGGATTCGATGTTGGATACACCGTATCCGGTCATTGACTTTAACATGAGGATGTTTGTTATTAATTAAATCGCTGCTTTCCGCCGGATTTTGCCGGGTGCTGACTTTCAGACTGTTGCGGTTTCGATATTAGCTTATTTTTCTCAGCATCGCTATTGAAAATACGGAACCTGGAAACGTCACAGGCCAGGTAAATAGCTTGGAGCAGTGAGCCCGGTTCCGCCAGGTTTTTTCCCGCAATATTGTAAGCAGTCCCATGATCCGGCGAGGTGCGGACAGCGGACAGGCCTGCCGTAAAATTGACGCCTTCATTGAAAGCGAGCGTTTTGAAAGGAATAAGGCCCTGGTCGTGGTACATGGCCAGTACCGCGTCGTATTGACGATAGGTACCTGCTGCAAAAAAGCCATCGGCCGGAAATGGACCTACTACCAGATTTCCTTTTTCTTTAAAGGATTTGATCACGGGCTGAATAATTTCGATTTCTTCATTGCCCAGTAACCCATTTTCTCCTGCGTGAGGATTGAGTCCCAAAACTGCCAGTCTTGGCTTTTTAATGCCGAAATCTCCTTTCAATGATTGCAGGATCTGCTCAATTTTGGCAGTTAATTTTTCTGCGGTGATCTGTGACCTCACATTTTCCAGCGGAATGTGGCCCGTCAGAACGCCAACGCGCAAATCTCCTGCCACCATGAACATCAGCGCCTCGTCTTTGCCAAATGCCTGTGCCAAAAACTCGGTATGTCCCGGAAATTTGAATTCTTCACTTTGAATGTTATCCTTATTGATCGGGCCGGTAACCAGTGCCTGTATTTTGCCTTCTTTCAGATCTTCTACGGCTCTTTTTAAAGAAGCCAGAGAGCCCTGGCCAGCCTCGGGGGTAATTTTGCCCGGCTGCACTTCGGTCTGGTGGTCATGCCAGCAGGTAATGACATTGGTCAGCTTTTGATTGGCCTGCTCCGGTTT
The genomic region above belongs to Dyadobacter pollutisoli and contains:
- the pdxA gene encoding 4-hydroxythreonine-4-phosphate dehydrogenase PdxA, translated to MSDQHSDKPVIGITIGDYNGIGPEVILKALEGNQLAKLCTPIIYGSLRVLNQYRNIFEMKDWTLHGIQKPEQANQKLTNVITCWHDHQTEVQPGKITPEAGQGSLASLKRAVEDLKEGKIQALVTGPINKDNIQSEEFKFPGHTEFLAQAFGKDEALMFMVAGDLRVGVLTGHIPLENVRSQITAEKLTAKIEQILQSLKGDFGIKKPRLAVLGLNPHAGENGLLGNEEIEIIQPVIKSFKEKGNLVVGPFPADGFFAAGTYRQYDAVLAMYHDQGLIPFKTLAFNEGVNFTAGLSAVRTSPDHGTAYNIAGKNLAEPGSLLQAIYLACDVSRFRIFNSDAEKNKLISKPQQSESQHPAKSGGKQRFN
- a CDS encoding YicC/YloC family endoribonuclease, which encodes MLKSMTGYGVSNIESDSINVTVEIKTLNSKFLDIYCRIPRNFSEREIEIRNLITQSLERGKVEFTLTVQPVGKTIASTSVNRTLVNAYYTDLSATASDLGFTPDATELFRIALQMPNAYNNETVDDSGKENDWTQIKVAVLEAIRKCSVFREQEGKMTSDKFSDYIKIIQNLLDSVSEQDKLRIPSVRERLEKQVRELLSDDNFDPNRFEQELIYYVEKFDISEEKIRLANHLNYFLETMKAPESNGKKLNFIAQEIGREINTIGSKANDVSIQHLVVQMKDELEKIKEQTMNII
- a CDS encoding DNA-3-methyladenine glycosylase, with translation MSGNKLPLSFFQSYDTRTLARKLLGCELVHDSPDGITSGIIVETEAYLQDDPACHAFNKRTTRTEPMYGLAGTSYVYLIYGMYQCFNVVSNSEGIGEAVLVRALQPTGGTDLMQLRRSIITRKTEDISLAKPVSLKELCRGPGKLTKAMGIDRALHNNVLLTSHTLYINEPVISDFETAISKRVGINVGVDLPYRYYIKNNPFVSKPL